The following are encoded together in the Ranitomeya imitator isolate aRanImi1 chromosome 4, aRanImi1.pri, whole genome shotgun sequence genome:
- the LOC138676625 gene encoding uncharacterized protein isoform X2, whose translation MESQHFSAFSSQVADSVIDELIRTIPDNLDEFTRNTPDAVDEFISNYSDDFLNGFSVPTLECDTPGAEYSNTNAGVAAVWDLTQGIIDVDMFPEPTTTEHNQPPVEELMYQTPTPRNSPDSRAPKKQLGPAGKKGRACKLKPRRIFTKENIPELMESIAEAAEDATAIIHHTSLSPKRKVMRKTPPAPLQPLQITENGAAQAWPSIQTANGSVRAYPLSPICVVQDAGNPVPSDHREIPHSSTGQPSTIRVNDPAPLYPEVLEAPRKHKRKTKHVTESPTASCAVGATATMSREEYDREIDQLADDLWRVCRIHS comes from the exons atggaatcccaacatttttcagctttttccagtcaagttgcggattcggtaatag atgaattaatcaggaccatccccgataatctagatgaatttaccaggaacacccccgatgctgtagatgaatttatcagcaactatagcgatgattttttaaacggcttcagcgtgcctactctggagtgtgatacacctggagctgagtatagtaacactaatgcaggtgtcgctgctgtgtgggatttgactcaaggcatcatag atgtcgacatgtttccagaaccaaccaccacggaacacaatcagccgcctgttgaggaactgatgtaccagacccccacgccgagaaacagccctgattctagagcacctaaaaaacagctcggaccggcggGCAAAAAAGGGAGAG cttgtaaactgaagcctagaagaattttcacaaaagagaatataccggagctaatggagagcatcgcagaagctgcagaagacgccacggcaatcattcaccacacatcgctatccc ctaagcgcaaagtcatgagaaaaacacctccagcacctctacagccgctacagatcaccgagaatggcgcagcacaaGCGTGGCCGtcgatacagacggctaatggttctgttagagcatatccgctatcaccgatctgcgtggtgcaggacgcaggaaaccctgtaccgtcggaccatcgtgaaataccccattcaagtaccggtcagccatcgacaatccgtgtgaatgaccccgcgccactatatccagaagtgctcgaggcaccccgaaaacataagcggaaaacaaaacatgttacagagtcaccaaccgcatcctgcgccgtgggtgcaacagccacgatgagtcgtgaagagtatgatcgcgagattgatcagctcgctgatg atttgtggagggtctgccgaatacattcgtag
- the LOC138676625 gene encoding uncharacterized protein isoform X1: MESQHFSAFSSQVADSVIDELIRTIPDNLDEFTRNTPDAVDEFISNYSDDFLNGFSVPTLECDTPGAEYSNTNAGVAAVWDLTQGIIDVDMFPEPTTTEHNQPPVEELMYQTPTPRNSPDSRAPKKQLGPAGKKGRACKLKPRRIFTKENIPELMESIAEAAEDATAIIHHTSLSPKRKVMRKTPPAPLQPLQITENGAAQAWPSIQTANGSVRAYPLSPICVVQDAGNPVPSDHREIPHSSTGQPSTIRVNDPAPLYPEVLEAPRKHKRKTKHVTESPTASCAVGATATMSREEYDREIDQLADGKQPSIEPLIIRMSHTMQPSAPCVTGPANASGAGPSGPSNLGDISHVCVSNSVNVKKRSKRSRPDDVKGCKELKVCKKPRIHAPAIDLQHESRSWDPVEMLVFQEHIGRYLRYKRWVPKIMFFCDTFEKLLLTQNPTQANKSELYALRSLLLDGEITTTATPL, translated from the exons atggaatcccaacatttttcagctttttccagtcaagttgcggattcggtaatag atgaattaatcaggaccatccccgataatctagatgaatttaccaggaacacccccgatgctgtagatgaatttatcagcaactatagcgatgattttttaaacggcttcagcgtgcctactctggagtgtgatacacctggagctgagtatagtaacactaatgcaggtgtcgctgctgtgtgggatttgactcaaggcatcatag atgtcgacatgtttccagaaccaaccaccacggaacacaatcagccgcctgttgaggaactgatgtaccagacccccacgccgagaaacagccctgattctagagcacctaaaaaacagctcggaccggcggGCAAAAAAGGGAGAG cttgtaaactgaagcctagaagaattttcacaaaagagaatataccggagctaatggagagcatcgcagaagctgcagaagacgccacggcaatcattcaccacacatcgctatccc ctaagcgcaaagtcatgagaaaaacacctccagcacctctacagccgctacagatcaccgagaatggcgcagcacaaGCGTGGCCGtcgatacagacggctaatggttctgttagagcatatccgctatcaccgatctgcgtggtgcaggacgcaggaaaccctgtaccgtcggaccatcgtgaaataccccattcaagtaccggtcagccatcgacaatccgtgtgaatgaccccgcgccactatatccagaagtgctcgaggcaccccgaaaacataagcggaaaacaaaacatgttacagagtcaccaaccgcatcctgcgccgtgggtgcaacagccacgatgagtcgtgaagagtatgatcgcgagattgatcagctcgctgatggtaagcaaccatccatagagccgctcattatacgtatgtcccacactatgcaaccgtcagcgccatgtgtaacgggtcctgctaatgcctctggggccggaccctcaggaccctctaatttgggtgacatatctcatgtctgtgtatctaactctgttaatgttaagaaacggtcaaagaggtcgcggccggatgatgttaaggggtgtaaagagcttaaggtgtgtaaaaagccacggattcatgcgccagctatagatctgcagcatgaatcccgcagctgggaccccgttgaaatgcttgtatttcaggaacacatcggccgctacttacgctacaaacgctgggtccccaaaataatgtttttttgtgatacttttgaaaaattattattaacacaaaacccaacacaggctaataagtccgaactatacgcacttcggagcctgctgctggatggcgagataacaactacagcgaccccattatga